The Acidianus infernus genome window below encodes:
- a CDS encoding aminotransferase class V-fold PLP-dependent enzyme yields the protein MFWEDFRELVPATKNYIYLNHAALSPTPLPVLYETFRYLYEVSKSGTIADNEEQKDELFHIRKNISNLIKADPLEISLIPNTSFGINVVAHGLEYDDKSNIVTDSLEFPATVYPFLKIKKLEKRIVNASPYDIEDKIIENIDENTKIVSISHVSFNTGVRIDVQKIVTKAKKVGALVLLDIIQSAGAIKINVKDLGIDFAVAGGYKWLMSPQGSGFMYIRKGLLEDPPFYGWKSAKNYLDFDPTKFELENGPRRIEIGTIDIAANLGLSKSAEIISSHEDEIEKRVLQLSAYAIDIAEDKKFEVITPKEKRAGIVVIKVKKPKEIASRLAQRNIIVSPRGEGIRISTHFYNTEEEIEKTINSISQEVS from the coding sequence ATGTTTTGGGAAGATTTTAGAGAGCTAGTACCAGCTACTAAAAATTATATTTACCTTAATCATGCAGCCCTTTCTCCTACACCGTTACCGGTACTTTATGAAACATTTAGGTATCTATATGAAGTAAGTAAATCTGGTACAATTGCAGATAATGAAGAACAAAAAGACGAATTATTCCATATAAGGAAAAATATATCAAATTTAATTAAAGCCGATCCTTTAGAGATTTCATTAATACCTAACACTAGTTTTGGAATCAATGTAGTCGCGCACGGACTAGAATACGACGATAAATCTAATATAGTAACCGATAGCCTGGAGTTTCCTGCTACAGTTTATCCTTTTCTTAAAATAAAAAAATTAGAAAAGAGAATAGTAAATGCCTCTCCTTATGATATTGAAGATAAAATAATAGAAAACATAGATGAAAATACAAAAATTGTGTCAATAAGCCACGTGAGTTTTAATACTGGAGTAAGAATAGACGTACAAAAAATTGTAACAAAAGCAAAAAAAGTTGGTGCATTAGTTTTACTAGATATAATACAGAGTGCTGGTGCGATTAAAATAAACGTTAAAGATTTAGGTATCGACTTTGCAGTAGCAGGAGGATATAAATGGTTAATGTCTCCACAAGGATCTGGTTTTATGTATATAAGAAAAGGACTTTTGGAAGATCCTCCGTTTTACGGATGGAAGTCGGCAAAAAATTACTTAGATTTCGATCCTACTAAGTTTGAACTAGAAAATGGACCTAGAAGAATTGAGATAGGAACAATAGATATTGCAGCTAATTTAGGTCTATCTAAATCGGCAGAGATTATCAGTTCTCATGAAGATGAAATTGAAAAGAGGGTTTTACAATTGTCAGCATATGCTATAGACATTGCAGAGGACAAAAAATTTGAGGTAATAACTCCAAAGGAGAAGAGGGCTGGAATAGTAGTAATAAAAGTTAAGAAACCTAAGGAAATAGCCTCTCGTCTTGCTCAAAGAAATATAATAGTTTCGCCTAGAGGAGAAGGAATCAGAATCTCAACACATTTTTATAACACAGAAGAGGAGATTGAAAAAACTATTAACTCAATTTCTCAAGAAGTTTCATAG
- a CDS encoding phosphoglycolate phosphatase: MFLVASDYDRTLASEKNGFTISDEVKEKVNEFSKKYPFVVVTGRERKFIDVLAKGLNPTAWVLENGPLLLIGEKEIHLVDKDWFEIRQSIIEKLEKLGLRYSVGKIIIYLDNVGNFSNKLRFDCARVEWNRNDAMIMPKNMDKGKGLLELVKILNFKGKIIAIGDSQNDIPLFNVADYKVAVANALDEVKKIADLVLDEENGKGVISLLEMIESGNLFKKIDIN; this comes from the coding sequence TTGTTTTTAGTTGCTTCAGATTACGATAGAACGTTAGCTAGCGAAAAGAACGGTTTTACAATTTCAGACGAAGTTAAAGAGAAGGTTAATGAATTTTCAAAGAAATATCCATTCGTAGTAGTAACTGGCAGAGAAAGGAAATTCATTGATGTTTTAGCCAAAGGATTAAATCCTACAGCATGGGTTTTAGAGAATGGCCCTCTTTTGCTTATAGGAGAAAAAGAGATACACTTAGTAGATAAAGATTGGTTTGAAATAAGACAGAGTATAATTGAAAAATTGGAAAAATTAGGCTTAAGATATTCCGTCGGCAAGATAATTATTTATCTTGATAATGTAGGAAACTTTAGCAATAAATTAAGATTTGATTGTGCTAGAGTGGAATGGAATAGAAACGATGCCATGATAATGCCTAAAAATATGGATAAAGGGAAAGGCTTACTAGAACTTGTAAAAATTCTAAATTTTAAGGGTAAAATTATAGCTATTGGAGACAGTCAGAACGATATTCCATTATTTAACGTAGCAGATTATAAGGTAGCTGTAGCTAATGCTCTAGATGAAGTAAAAAAGATTGCTGATTTAGTTCTAGATGAGGAGAATGGTAAAGGAGTAATCTCATTACTTGAAATGATAGAATCAGGTAATCTTTTTAAAAAGATAGATATCAACTAA
- a CDS encoding HAD family hydrolase yields the protein MKAIFVDMGETLVKFTPRYYEAVTNAIREKGFDVDEREVFRALMQQLGNHHFPHPEVGGLSNIDFRDLFYRLGLVANDKVIKDLESRSYLSNKYELFDDAIPFLEEVKKMRLKVILVSNATSSIHKIIRELNLIKYLDGVVASCDLGVMKPHPKIFYYAKRIAGGDGIHIGDVYEIDVVGARRAFLKAILLDRFNYYPEIKENKVNNLLQAAKLIKEMLNY from the coding sequence ATGAAGGCTATTTTTGTTGATATGGGCGAAACACTAGTAAAATTTACACCCAGATATTATGAAGCTGTAACTAACGCCATTAGAGAAAAAGGTTTCGATGTAGATGAGAGAGAAGTGTTTAGGGCGCTAATGCAACAATTAGGTAATCATCATTTTCCGCATCCCGAAGTAGGAGGGCTATCAAATATTGACTTTAGAGATTTATTCTATAGATTAGGATTAGTAGCAAACGATAAAGTTATTAAAGATTTAGAAAGTCGATCATACCTTTCAAATAAATATGAATTATTTGATGATGCAATACCATTTTTGGAGGAAGTTAAAAAAATGAGATTAAAAGTGATATTAGTAAGTAACGCCACGTCAAGCATACATAAAATAATTAGAGAGCTCAATTTAATAAAATACCTTGATGGAGTAGTAGCATCTTGTGACTTAGGAGTAATGAAACCTCACCCAAAAATTTTCTACTATGCAAAAAGAATTGCCGGAGGAGATGGGATCCATATAGGAGACGTTTATGAAATAGATGTAGTAGGTGCTAGAAGGGCATTTCTTAAAGCAATACTATTAGACAGATTTAATTATTATCCAGAAATTAAGGAAAATAAGGTGAATAATCTATTACAAGCAGCAAAATTAATAAAAGAGATGTTGAACTATTAG
- a CDS encoding NAD(+)/NADH kinase: MRIKIVSKPSGQILEIVQKIISTAKSQGFEIDEQNPDIIIAVGGDGTLLKAIKLNKPVIAIKAGRRGFLMDVNPESIDEVFKRLKENDYKIQEYPLLETNICGISSLAFNEAGILADQPETILLTLSFLNSEIQIEGDGVLISTPQGTTGWSLSATGNILYGINAMEIAFINPVLSPLRSIVLPPTEIKVKVESKGYPQKIRVTTDGDLLKVINEGSEIKVKLSSKKAIIYRFFDIDPLRRILNGDK; the protein is encoded by the coding sequence ATGAGAATTAAGATAGTTAGTAAGCCCTCCGGTCAAATCCTAGAAATTGTGCAAAAAATTATAAGTACTGCTAAATCTCAAGGATTTGAGATAGACGAACAAAATCCAGATATAATAATAGCAGTAGGAGGAGATGGAACCCTTTTAAAAGCCATAAAACTAAACAAGCCAGTTATAGCAATTAAGGCAGGAAGAAGAGGTTTTTTAATGGACGTTAATCCTGAGTCTATAGACGAAGTATTTAAAAGACTTAAGGAAAACGACTATAAAATACAAGAGTATCCACTTTTGGAGACAAATATATGTGGAATTTCTTCATTAGCATTCAATGAAGCAGGAATTTTAGCAGATCAACCTGAAACTATATTATTAACGTTATCGTTTTTAAATTCGGAAATACAAATTGAAGGAGACGGAGTTCTAATTTCAACACCTCAAGGAACTACTGGATGGAGCCTTTCTGCTACTGGAAACATATTATATGGTATAAATGCAATGGAGATAGCATTTATTAATCCAGTTCTTTCTCCTTTAAGATCCATAGTATTACCGCCAACTGAAATAAAAGTTAAAGTAGAGAGTAAAGGATATCCGCAAAAAATAAGAGTTACTACTGACGGAGATTTACTAAAAGTTATAAATGAGGGAAGCGAAATAAAGGTTAAACTAAGTTCTAAAAAAGCTATAATATATAGATTTTTTGATATAGATCCACTAAGGAGGATACTGAATGGAGATAAATAG
- the nadA gene encoding quinolinate synthase NadA, giving the protein MTDYTELIKRIKELKKEKNAIILGHNYMDYAVQLVSDFTGDSYDLAVKAMKTNADIIVFAGVYFMAEQAAALNQDKLVLSPDPKAGCTLSDALDVETLKKFKEEYPSAPVVLYINTSIYAKALADYIVTSSTAVKIVKAIDSDIVLFGPDANLANYVEKKTGKKIIKVPPNGRCLVHASYVKQFVEMARKKYPNAVLMAHPESPLEILEAADFVGSTNQMIKFAKESKYKEFIVATEIGMLNALKLQVPDKVFYPLISTESCACARCPYMAMITLEKIKNSLENEVTKVIVPKDVAEKAKEAFERTMKLLEKLS; this is encoded by the coding sequence ATGACAGATTATACAGAGCTAATAAAGAGAATTAAAGAGCTAAAGAAGGAAAAGAATGCTATTATTTTAGGGCATAATTATATGGACTACGCAGTTCAGCTAGTTTCAGATTTTACTGGAGATTCTTATGATCTAGCAGTAAAGGCAATGAAGACTAATGCTGACATTATAGTGTTTGCTGGAGTATATTTCATGGCAGAACAAGCTGCAGCTTTAAATCAAGATAAGCTAGTATTATCTCCAGATCCTAAGGCCGGATGTACGTTATCTGACGCATTAGATGTTGAGACTTTAAAGAAATTTAAGGAAGAATATCCAAGCGCTCCGGTAGTATTATACATAAATACTAGTATTTACGCAAAAGCGTTAGCAGACTATATAGTTACCTCTTCAACTGCAGTAAAGATTGTTAAAGCTATAGATTCTGATATTGTATTATTTGGACCAGATGCTAATTTGGCAAATTACGTTGAAAAGAAAACAGGGAAGAAGATAATTAAGGTTCCACCAAATGGCAGGTGTTTAGTTCACGCTTCATATGTTAAGCAGTTTGTAGAAATGGCAAGGAAAAAATATCCAAATGCAGTATTAATGGCTCACCCAGAATCTCCTTTAGAAATTTTGGAAGCTGCAGATTTTGTAGGATCTACTAATCAAATGATAAAGTTTGCAAAAGAGAGCAAATACAAGGAATTTATAGTCGCTACTGAGATAGGCATGTTAAATGCATTAAAACTTCAAGTTCCAGATAAAGTATTCTATCCATTAATAAGTACAGAATCGTGTGCTTGTGCTAGATGTCCATACATGGCAATGATAACATTGGAGAAAATAAAGAACTCATTGGAGAATGAAGTTACAAAGGTAATAGTTCCAAAAGATGTTGCAGAAAAAGCAAAAGAGGCATTTGAGAGAACTATGAAACTTCTTGAGAAATTGAGTTAA
- the cobT gene encoding nicotinate mononucleotide-dependent phosphoribosyltransferase CobT produces MIKEVLGSFIANLKTAKNYPFILVIATTDVSLIPGITVAGASPELTHFTPAADAEFLVLGKCKVINTVPITPDGIPTPALVTRASLSFTKVTKLVVNAGSKILPKIPFIDIGGKPGGDIRKYSLDLETTERIIENSTLLGEELSNTYDLLVIGESIPAGTTTAMAVLQGLGYNAIDKVSSASPTNPKELKRKVVLDALKNLPSNTLGKIAKLADPMLISVAGISLGFKGKILLAGGTQMTAAAAIIKEFNKEKLKDIAIGTTKWIVKDKCSDIISLAKQVGVSLIYADLDFSISKHKGIRVYEEGYVKEGVGAGGASILAMINGANNEDIVRKVDDMYSELLISKN; encoded by the coding sequence ATGATAAAGGAAGTACTAGGAAGTTTTATTGCGAATCTTAAAACAGCAAAGAATTATCCATTTATTCTTGTAATAGCAACTACAGACGTAAGTTTAATACCGGGCATTACAGTCGCAGGTGCTTCTCCAGAGCTAACTCACTTTACACCTGCTGCAGATGCGGAATTTTTAGTTCTTGGAAAATGTAAGGTAATAAATACAGTGCCCATTACTCCTGACGGAATTCCAACACCCGCTTTAGTAACTAGAGCTTCCTTATCTTTCACTAAAGTAACTAAACTGGTTGTAAATGCAGGAAGTAAAATTCTACCAAAAATACCTTTCATAGATATAGGAGGAAAACCTGGAGGAGATATCAGAAAATATTCGCTAGATTTAGAAACGACAGAGAGAATAATTGAAAATTCTACTCTTTTGGGAGAGGAATTATCTAATACTTACGATCTCTTAGTCATAGGCGAATCAATTCCTGCTGGGACTACTACTGCTATGGCTGTACTACAAGGTTTAGGATATAATGCAATAGATAAAGTAAGTTCTGCATCGCCTACTAATCCTAAAGAATTAAAGAGGAAAGTAGTTTTAGACGCTCTTAAGAATCTCCCTAGTAATACACTAGGGAAGATTGCTAAATTAGCAGATCCAATGCTAATTTCAGTGGCAGGAATTTCACTAGGATTCAAAGGAAAGATCTTATTAGCAGGAGGTACTCAGATGACCGCAGCCGCTGCAATAATAAAGGAATTTAATAAAGAAAAATTAAAAGACATTGCAATAGGAACTACTAAATGGATAGTTAAGGATAAATGCTCAGACATAATTTCACTAGCTAAGCAAGTCGGCGTAAGTTTAATTTATGCAGATTTAGATTTCTCTATATCTAAACATAAAGGAATAAGAGTCTATGAAGAAGGATACGTAAAAGAAGGTGTAGGAGCGGGAGGAGCTTCAATACTTGCAATGATTAATGGTGCTAATAATGAAGACATAGTTAGAAAAGTGGACGATATGTATTCAGAATTGCTTATAAGCAAGAATTAA
- a CDS encoding METTL5 family protein, with the protein MTSSKINKRDVELLVSKIPPHPNPKIFLEQYLTPPEVVADIVWLAFLRGEIKGKRVADLGCGTGRFCAAASFLGAYCACIEIDNDSITLAKKVFKDLGIDADFINADVEYFYSQSKFDTVIENPPFGVKRKGYDLIFLNSALDLSNDVVYSIHKSNEKSEKIIKNIARKKGFSSEVITTNFEIGYYYPWHRNEIHKFLVDIYLFKKIT; encoded by the coding sequence ATTACAAGCAGCAAAATTAATAAAAGAGATGTTGAACTATTAGTAAGTAAAATTCCTCCACATCCCAATCCCAAAATTTTCTTAGAGCAGTATTTAACTCCGCCAGAGGTCGTTGCTGACATCGTATGGTTAGCGTTTCTCAGAGGAGAAATTAAAGGAAAAAGAGTTGCAGACCTAGGTTGTGGCACAGGAAGATTTTGTGCTGCTGCAAGTTTTCTAGGAGCTTATTGTGCTTGTATAGAGATCGATAATGATAGCATTACGTTAGCTAAAAAAGTCTTCAAAGATCTAGGAATAGATGCAGACTTCATTAATGCCGATGTTGAGTATTTTTACTCTCAGTCAAAATTTGATACCGTAATTGAAAATCCACCCTTTGGAGTTAAGAGAAAAGGTTATGATCTAATTTTCCTAAACTCAGCGTTAGATTTATCAAATGACGTTGTATATTCCATTCATAAAAGTAATGAGAAATCTGAGAAAATAATCAAAAATATTGCCAGAAAAAAAGGATTTTCAAGTGAAGTAATAACTACTAATTTTGAAATAGGATATTACTATCCATGGCATAGAAACGAAATTCATAAATTTTTAGTTGATATCTATCTTTTTAAAAAGATTACCTGA
- a CDS encoding transcriptional regulator codes for MEYDFLTTREKIFYLLMYADEPLSAKQIMKILGVKKEKEVYSHIYHLAKSSKRKDYIIIMFPPECEDCGYVFKLEIPKKPSKCPVCKSERIKPPSFLIRKKGKNNE; via the coding sequence ATGGAGTACGATTTTTTAACTACTAGAGAGAAGATTTTTTACCTTTTAATGTACGCGGACGAGCCTCTTTCTGCTAAGCAGATAATGAAGATTCTAGGGGTAAAAAAGGAAAAAGAAGTTTACTCACATATATATCATTTAGCTAAATCGTCTAAAAGAAAGGATTACATTATAATTATGTTTCCTCCTGAATGTGAGGACTGTGGGTATGTATTTAAATTAGAAATTCCTAAAAAACCTAGTAAATGTCCAGTTTGTAAATCGGAGAGAATAAAGCCTCCAAGCTTTTTAATAAGAAAGAAAGGAAAAAATAATGAATGA
- a CDS encoding NOB1 family endonuclease produces MEINSRNIILDTAGFLAGLENLLNKVYTTPYVINEVKDLASRNSLSLATSSGKVIVMEPSKNSINKVLKAIKEINEQTLSKTDISIIALSLDLSPSLVFTDDLSLQNVLLRFNIPFKSVKLNKIAINEKKFIYICQDCKRKFNQYLKECPYCGGKIVKANK; encoded by the coding sequence ATGGAGATAAATAGTAGAAATATAATTCTTGACACGGCTGGATTCCTAGCAGGCCTAGAAAATTTACTTAATAAAGTGTATACAACACCATACGTAATAAATGAAGTAAAAGATCTTGCTTCACGAAATTCACTTAGTCTAGCTACTAGTTCTGGAAAAGTTATAGTAATGGAGCCGTCCAAAAACTCCATTAATAAAGTACTAAAAGCAATTAAGGAAATAAACGAACAAACTTTATCGAAAACCGATATTTCAATAATCGCACTTTCCTTAGATCTTTCACCTTCATTGGTTTTTACTGACGATTTATCCTTACAGAATGTTCTCCTAAGATTTAATATTCCATTTAAATCAGTCAAATTAAATAAAATAGCTATTAACGAAAAGAAATTTATATACATATGCCAAGACTGCAAAAGGAAGTTTAACCAATATTTAAAGGAATGCCCGTACTGTGGTGGAAAAATAGTAAAAGCTAACAAATAA
- a CDS encoding MFS transporter produces the protein MAMKGYSIFFARIIYAISWFYLAPAIPYIIFTFKVPLNLAGVIPFSFFLGSGSMQIPSAFISSKLGSRNTLVLGLFIMSLSAFLIGVSRVFYQILVFYFIAGVGASMFFSTGAAILAYLNETKVSTALGVYNSMFALGGIIGLNWIILDEKLGFSISSVILSILTILAAIVNINKPNLKMNWKIIKDKNSFIIGVASAGVWGIYYVVGELFPSFAKFYLGIQILQSTEFTSILLLSSMLGGLLGFLGDRMDKIKLLIISSLLGSIPALLLYTKYYILGIIIIGLFNELSISIVYAVASIGKGINSGISLAEVNSLNILIGSLFEPIGSLVGNMIWAVTTILSIIPLILLKKLKVNV, from the coding sequence ATGGCAATGAAAGGCTATTCAATCTTTTTTGCGAGAATAATATATGCAATAAGTTGGTTTTACTTAGCACCTGCAATACCATATATAATATTTACTTTTAAAGTTCCGTTAAATTTAGCTGGGGTAATCCCATTTTCTTTCTTTTTAGGTTCAGGTAGTATGCAAATACCTTCTGCATTTATTTCTTCTAAGCTAGGTTCTAGGAATACTTTGGTTTTAGGATTATTTATAATGTCTCTGTCTGCATTTCTTATCGGAGTTTCAAGAGTTTTTTATCAAATTTTAGTATTTTATTTTATTGCAGGTGTTGGAGCTTCTATGTTCTTTTCTACTGGGGCTGCAATTTTAGCATACTTAAATGAGACAAAAGTGAGTACTGCACTTGGAGTTTATAATTCTATGTTTGCATTAGGAGGAATAATAGGATTAAATTGGATTATTTTAGATGAAAAATTGGGCTTTTCAATCTCTTCAGTAATATTATCTATTCTTACAATATTAGCTGCCATTGTTAACATTAATAAGCCGAATTTAAAGATGAATTGGAAGATAATTAAAGATAAAAACTCCTTTATAATTGGTGTCGCATCTGCAGGAGTATGGGGAATATATTATGTTGTAGGAGAATTATTTCCATCTTTTGCAAAATTCTACCTAGGTATACAAATTCTGCAGAGTACCGAATTTACTTCAATTCTTCTCCTTTCATCAATGTTAGGGGGCTTACTTGGTTTTTTAGGAGATAGAATGGATAAAATAAAATTACTAATTATATCATCATTATTAGGTAGCATCCCAGCTTTACTTCTCTATACTAAATATTATATTCTAGGAATAATAATAATTGGTCTCTTTAATGAGCTTTCTATATCAATAGTTTATGCTGTGGCTTCTATAGGTAAAGGAATTAATTCTGGTATTTCACTAGCAGAAGTAAATTCACTAAATATATTAATTGGAAGTCTGTTTGAACCTATTGGAAGTTTAGTTGGAAATATGATATGGGCAGTTACGACAATACTATCTATTATTCCTTTAATTTTGCTAAAGAAACTTAAGGTGAACGTCTAA
- a CDS encoding TIM barrel protein yields MPKIYLGTAGIPLSAKGKSTVEGVKKVKELGLNAMEVEFVQGVKMSIEKAKELGEVAKTIGVRLSVHAPYYINLCSEEKEKIEASKNRILETATRAEAMGADAIAIHVAFYGKKSKREECLDEVKSGLGEILDKSKELGIMNVKFGIETMAKETAIGTLDEVILLSKELDRQVIPYIDWAHTFARQGGQIDYGEILDRLTKELGLTHINSHFEGLEIRNGKYVDIHRSIVYNTPPFEPLAREILKRDISITLICESPELENDALRMKKILEDLGYNFGE; encoded by the coding sequence ATGCCAAAGATTTACTTGGGTACGGCCGGCATTCCTTTATCTGCCAAAGGTAAAAGTACTGTTGAAGGTGTAAAGAAAGTAAAAGAATTGGGTCTCAATGCTATGGAAGTAGAATTTGTACAAGGAGTAAAGATGAGTATTGAAAAGGCGAAAGAATTAGGTGAAGTTGCAAAAACTATAGGAGTAAGATTATCAGTACATGCCCCGTATTATATAAATTTGTGCTCAGAGGAAAAAGAAAAAATAGAAGCGTCTAAAAATAGAATATTGGAAACTGCAACTAGAGCCGAAGCTATGGGAGCGGATGCTATAGCAATACATGTAGCATTTTATGGGAAAAAATCTAAGAGAGAGGAATGCTTAGATGAAGTTAAATCTGGTCTAGGAGAGATTTTAGATAAATCTAAGGAACTAGGTATAATGAATGTGAAGTTTGGAATAGAAACAATGGCTAAAGAAACTGCAATAGGAACGTTAGATGAAGTTATTTTACTATCAAAGGAACTTGATAGGCAAGTAATTCCATATATAGATTGGGCTCATACTTTTGCCAGGCAAGGAGGACAGATAGATTATGGAGAAATTTTAGATAGACTAACTAAGGAACTAGGGTTAACTCATATAAATTCTCATTTTGAAGGACTAGAAATAAGAAATGGCAAATATGTAGATATACATAGGTCTATAGTTTACAATACTCCGCCTTTTGAGCCTTTAGCAAGGGAAATTCTGAAAAGAGATATTTCAATAACATTAATTTGCGAAAGTCCAGAGCTCGAAAACGATGCGTTAAGAATGAAAAAGATATTAGAAGATCTTGGATATAATTTTGGTGAATAA